One Pempheris klunzingeri isolate RE-2024b chromosome 22, fPemKlu1.hap1, whole genome shotgun sequence DNA segment encodes these proteins:
- the irak3 gene encoding interleukin-1 receptor-associated kinase 3 isoform X1 — protein sequence MRIAEGHTFDVYRAQMGSKTCVVKLYKQINDASCEKLWDAFRTETEIHHLCHHPNILDLLCCFSEAGRHCLVYPYLPNGSLFHRLHHQEEERPLSWQERLAIIKGIAKALHHLYAAQPSPVICGNISSANILLDDGLQPKLSNFGLARLRPHSANRYCTTTVDTSSHSNPGYLPADFFRDGKLSFSVDVYSFGMIIMETVTGRKVGAKEDGAERTPLRELLVTEVEDGGGVDSCLRFLDVAAGQWPDAVALGLLDLALDCTASHRSSRPSMETVILALSKLLPSPSRPSADEPRSLVDGSPVLQSPPSSIPVEHDEQLSLHSSQAQAGPCECSQSEVTYLSDNVDALAEDLYSSWPVQCSCPAETSGVACEDCRANGFTANHTGSPQNFIGVEENPAKQRLRNKLDLYNGGLIGTEELFSETGLQ from the exons ATGAGAATTGCCGAGGGTCACACGTTTGATGTGTACAGAGCGCAGATGGGAAGTAAGACATGCGTGGTGAAGCTTTATAAACAG ATAAACGACGCATCCTGTGAGAAGCTGTGGGATGCCTTCAGAACGGAAACCGAGATTCATCATTT ATGCCACCATCCAAATATCTTAGActtgctgtgctgtttttctgaagCGGGCCGCCACTGTCTGGTCTATCCTTACCTCCCCAACGGGTCGCTCTTCCACAGACTACACCATCAG GAAGAAGAGCGTCCTCTGTCCTGGCAAGAGCGTCTCGCCATCATCAAGGGGATCGCAAAGGCCTTGCATCACCTCTACGCAGCCCAGCCCTCCCCGGTGATCTGTGGCAACATCTCCAG TGCCAACATACTCTTGGATGATGGCCTGCAGCCTAAGCTGTCTAACTTCGGGTTGGCTCGTCTCCGTCCTCATTCAGCCAATCGGTACTGTACCACGACTGTGGATACAAGCTCCCACAGCAACCCGGGATACCTCCCTGCGGACTTCTTCCGAGACGGGAAGCTGTCCTTCAGCGTGGATGTCTACAGCTTTGGAATG ATTATAATGGAAACAGTAACAGGTCGGAAGGTTGGAGCTAAGGAGGATGGAGCTGAACGCACCCCGCTG AGAGAGTTGCTTGTTACCGAGGTGGAGGACGGTGGCGGCGTGGACTCCTGTCTGCGGTTTTTGGATGTGGCGGCTGGTCAGTGGCCAGATGCTGTGGCCCTCGGCCTTCTGGATCTGGCCTTGGACTGCACCGCGAGCCACCGCAGCAGCAGGCCGAGCATGGAGACT GTAATTCTGGCACTGAGCAAGCTGCTTCCTTCACCCAGCCGCCCCTCTGCTGACGAACCCCGCAGCCTGGTCGATGGGTCCCCTGTCCTCCAGAGTCCCCCGTCCTCCATACCTGTGGAGCACGACGAGCAGCTCAGCCTCCATAGTTCTCAGGCGCAGGCAGGGCCATGTGAATGCAGCCAGTCGGAGGTGACGTATCTGAGTGACAACGTGGACGCTCTTGCTGAGGATCTGTACAGCAGCTGGCCCGTGCAGTGCAGCTGCCCCGCGGAGACCAGTGGTGTGGCCTGTGAGGACTGCAGGGCCAACGGCTTCACCGCCAACCACACGGGCAGCCCTCAGA ACTTTATTGGAGTGGAGGAGAACCCGGCCAAGCAGAGGCTGAGGAACAAGCTGGATCTTTATAACGGAGGGCTGATTGGCACAGAGGAACTGTTCTCTGAGACAGGACTGCAGTAG
- the cdnf gene encoding cerebral dopamine neurotrophic factor translates to MLVLSLSILLCFTGFICSATGNCEVCAGFLHRLYGSVTSAHRELSPALVEEELAAACAVAHGKEARLCYYIGASSDAASSVTASVSRPLASHVPVEKICQRLSSRDTQICQLRYEPQLKDLSSDGLRKLRVAELRNILASWGEECRGCVEKHEFVSLIQEKAPLHAHSMEL, encoded by the exons ATGTTGGTGTTGTCCCTCTCCATTCTGCTGTGTTTCACAGGGTTTATTTGTTCAGCGACAGGAAACTGTGAAG TGTGTGCGGGCttcctccacagactgtatggcAGCGTGACCTCAGCCCACAGAGAACTCAGTCCTGCCCTGGTGGAGGAAGAGCTGGCCGCGGCCTGTGCTGTCGCCCACGGGAAGGAGGCAAGGCTG TGTTACTACATAGGAGCCAGCAGTGATGCAGCATCCAGTGTCACAGCATCAGTGTCTCGACCTCTGGCCTCCCATGTCCCCGTTGAGAAGATCTGCCAGCGCCTCAgtagcagagacacacagatcTGTCAGCTCAGATATG AGCCTCAGCTGAAGGATCTGAGCAGCGATGGGCTCAGAAAGCTTAGGGTCGCGGAGCTAAGGAATATTTTGGCGTCGTGGGGAGAGGAGTGTCGGGGCTGCGTGGAGAAACATGAGTTTGTCAGCCTCATCCAAGAGAAAGCACCGCTGCACGCTCACAGCATGGAACTCTGA
- the hspa14 gene encoding heat shock 70 kDa protein 14, whose amino-acid sequence MAAIGVHFGYTCACVAIFKDGRADVVANDAGDRVTPAVVAYRETEQIVGIAAKQGRVRNAANTVVKVKQVLGRSFDDPETQTHKTETKCQVVNREEKPYYEITAGEHPEYVAPEDVAKQIFHKMKETAQSALDSDVTDAVITVPFEFAHAQKRALREAAEAAGFHVLRLIHEPAAALLAYNIGQEFSSGKSHVLVYKLGGTSLSVTVLQVNGGMFRVLSTHTDHSIGGESFTQALAQHLAAEFKRTFKHDVSSNARAMLKLMNGADMAKHSLSTLGSANCFVDSLHDGIDFECNVSRARFELLCSSLFNKSIQPIRPLLEKAGLSTSDINKVVLCGGSGRIPRLQQMIREVFPDVELLSSAPPDEVIAVGAALEAGLLVGRDGLAPEEESLTVDVSATDLLVKEVDESGAEVFTVLLPSGTPLPARRHHTLSGGGKLSSVCLEIYQRFVSKQPEKLAKIVLSDLQPKEENHSIDTVVTMKRDGSVHVSCVEQSTGRPEVITIAAAS is encoded by the exons ATGGCTGCGATTGGAGTTCACTTCGGATATACCTGCGCCTGTGTGGCGATATTTAAG GATGGGCGGGCTGACGTGGTGGCTAATGATGCAGGAGACAGAGTGACTCCAGCCGTGGTGGCCTACAGAGAGACTGAGCAG ATTGTAGGTATTGCTGCAAAGCAAGGACGCGTCCGCAATGCTGCCAACACGGTCGTTAAAGTAAAACAAGTGCTGGGGAGAAG CTTTGATGATCCAGAGACACAGACCCACAAAACGGAGACCAAGTGCCAG gtggtGAACAGAGAAGAGAAGCCTTATTATGAGATCACGGCAGGAGAACACCCAGAGTACGTAGCTCCAGAAGATGTCGCAAAACAGATCTTCCACAAAATgaaag AGACGGCTCAGTCAGCTCTGGACTCTGATGTCACTGACGCAGTCATTACTGTCCCCTTTGAGTTTGCACATGCTCAGAAGCGTGCTCTGAG GGAGGCGGCTGAAGCTGCAGGGTTCCATGTGCTGAGGCTGATCCACGAGCCCGCTGCCGCTCTGTTGGCCTATAACATTGGACAGGAGTTTTCTTCTGGAAAGAG ccaTGTCCTCGTGTATAAGCTGGGTGGGACATCGCTAAGTGTAACAGTGCTGCAAGTGAATGGAGGAATGTTCCGGGTCCTCAGCACCCACACTGACCACAGCATTGGAGGAGAGAGCTTCACCCAGGCCTTGGCCCAGCACCTTGCTGCTGAATTCAAACG CACCTTTAAGCATGACGTGAGCAGCAATGCTCGGGCGATGCTGAAGCTGATGAATGGAGCAGACATGGCCAAGCACTCTCTGTCCACACTGGGATCAGCCAACTGCTTTGTGGACTCCCTGCATGACGGCATTGACTTTGAATGCAATGTCTCTAG agCTCGATTCgagctgctctgctcctcaCTCTTCAACAAGAGCATCCAGCCGATCAGGCCCCTGCTGGAGAAGGCGGGACTCTCCACCAGCGACATTAACAAG GTAGTTCTTTGCGGTGGCTCAGGCAGGATCCCTCGTCTGCAGCAGATGATCCGCGAGGTGTTTCCTGATGTGGAGCTGCTCAGCTCGGCGCCTCCCGATGAGGTCATTGCCGTGGGAGCGGCCCTGGAGGCAGGCTTACTGGTGGGCAGAGATGGCCTTGCCCCCGAGGAGGAGTCTCTCACAGTGGATGTTTCTGCCACCGACTTACTAGTGAAG GAGGTGGATGAATCCGGAGCGGAGGTGTTCACCGTTCTCCTTCCATCCGGCACGCCCCTCCCTGCCCGCAGACATCACACCCTGAGTGGAGGGGGGAAACTATCCTCCGTCTGTCTGGAGATTTACCAGAGATTTGTCTCGAAGCAACCAGAAAAGCTAGCTAAG ATTGTCTTGAGTGACCTGCAGCCCAAAGAGGAGAACCACAGCATTGACACCGTGGTGACCATGAAAAG GGATGGCTCCGTTCATGTTTCCTGTGTGGAGCAGAGCACGGGACGGCCAGAGGTCATCACCATAGCAGCGGCGTCGTGA
- the prl2 gene encoding prolactin 2, whose product MPGNIRSVSVVWVPLVCLLFCGRLTSVGAAPICANAQAGCHVLSLANLFDRVIQHSARMHGISNDLHSEFEQYFLPSKNQIGRVSRNCHTSTILTPNGKENAQRMAREELTEVILKLLVAWRDPLWHFHQSMAHHHDFNNFSSNKALEMSDMVHELRKGVEKVAEKMQTLGIISNSVSSLASPEASLPSDSAEWRLMKDYDLLYCFRRDSNKVQNYLKILKCRIVPENGC is encoded by the exons ATGCCTGGAAACATCAGATCAG TGTCAGTCGTGTGGGTGCCgttggtctgtctgttgttctGCGGCAGACTGACCAGCGTGGGCGCAGCACCCATCTGTGCCAATGCCCAAGCTGGGTGTCACGTCCTCTCCCTGGCCAACCTGTTTGACCGGGTTATCCAACACTCGGCCAGGATGCACGGCATTTCAAACGACCTTCACTCCGAGTTT GAGCAGTACTTCCTGCCCAGTAAGAATCAAATCGGCCGGGTCAGCCGCAACTGTCACACCTCCACCATCCTCACCCCAAATGGCAAGGAGAACGCTCAGAGAATGGCG aggGAAGAGCTGACGGAGGTGATTCTGAAGCTTCTGGTGGCATGGAGGGATCCCCTGTGGCATTTCCATCAGAGCATGGCCCACCACCATGACTTCAACAACTTCAGCTCCAATAAAGCTCTTGAGATGAGCGACATGGTGCACGAGCTACGCAAAGGTGTAGAGAAAGTGGCCGAGAAG ATGCAGACACTGGGGATAATAAGCAACTCTGTCAGCAGCCTGGCTTCTCCCGAGGCTTCGTTGCCGTCCGACAGCGCCGAGTGGCGGCTGATGAAAGACTACGACCTCCTCTACTGCTTTCGCCGAGACTCCAACAAGGTCCAGAACTACCTGAAAATCCTCAAGTGTCGCATCGTACCAGAGAATGGATGTTAA